A stretch of the Luteimonas sp. JM171 genome encodes the following:
- a CDS encoding tetratricopeptide repeat protein, with translation MAAFLIISALLVLLAAVVLARPLLAQSRGLAVGMGAGVALLTVALYLAIGTPGGMDPGERQAPTTMEEAVARLEAELERDPRQGEGWRLLGRAYLELGRPEDARDAFEQAAKLDPEDLSAQVEYAGALAATAPGNRFGAEATAILEDVLARDPRHQRARLFLGIALRQAGEPARAAETWEPLLSQLGPQAAAGLLEQVNAARSDAGLEPLDGPPQVASTDASPNAIRVRLALDEQFAANVRLDPDAVVFVSARVPDGPPMPVAARRLLLRELPLSLVLDDSDAVMPTQALSTVDEVELVARISSDGTATPQAGDVTSPPVRITLPADGEVELVLGAIR, from the coding sequence ATGGCGGCGTTTCTCATCATTTCGGCGCTGCTGGTGCTCTTGGCCGCCGTGGTCCTGGCCCGACCGCTGCTGGCGCAATCCCGGGGATTGGCGGTCGGCATGGGCGCGGGCGTGGCGCTGCTCACGGTTGCGCTGTACCTGGCAATCGGGACGCCGGGCGGCATGGATCCGGGCGAGCGCCAGGCGCCCACCACCATGGAAGAGGCGGTCGCCAGGCTCGAGGCCGAGCTGGAGCGCGATCCGCGGCAGGGCGAAGGCTGGCGGCTGCTGGGCCGCGCCTATCTTGAACTGGGCCGCCCGGAAGACGCTCGCGATGCGTTCGAACAGGCCGCAAAGCTCGATCCGGAGGACCTGTCCGCCCAGGTCGAGTACGCCGGCGCCCTCGCGGCCACCGCGCCGGGCAACCGCTTCGGCGCGGAGGCGACTGCGATCCTCGAGGATGTCCTGGCGCGCGACCCCCGCCACCAGCGGGCGCGCCTGTTCCTGGGCATCGCCCTGCGCCAGGCAGGCGAGCCTGCGCGCGCCGCCGAAACCTGGGAGCCCCTGCTGTCGCAGCTCGGTCCCCAGGCCGCGGCGGGGCTGCTGGAACAGGTGAACGCCGCGCGTTCCGACGCGGGCCTGGAGCCTCTGGACGGGCCGCCGCAGGTCGCATCGACGGATGCTTCACCCAACGCGATCAGGGTCAGGCTGGCACTGGACGAACAGTTTGCCGCGAACGTCCGGCTCGACCCCGACGCCGTGGTCTTCGTCAGCGCCCGCGTGCCGGACGGACCGCCGATGCCGGTCGCCGCACGGCGCCTGCTGCTGCGCGAGCTGCCGCTCAGCCTGGTGCTGGATGACAGCGACGCGGTGATGCCGACCCAGGCGCTGTCGACGGTGGATGAGGTGGAGCTGGTGGCGCGCATTTCCAGCGACGGCACGGCCACGCCCCAGGCGGGGGACGTCACGTCGCCGCCGGTGCGGATCACGCTTCCCGCGGACGGCGAAGTGGAACTGGTGCTCGGCGCGATCCGCTAA
- a CDS encoding cytochrome c-type biogenesis protein yields the protein MRALLLALLLTLAPGLAMGQAAQNPAPLEFRDQAEEQRFRNLVAELRCVMCQNQSLSDSDAQIAHDLRREVLGLMREGRTDAEVKDFLVARYGEFVLYRPRVSSTTWLLWFGPALVLLAGAVVVVRIVRRRSAGSRGEVPMDDGQEW from the coding sequence ATGAGGGCGCTGCTGCTCGCCCTGCTGCTCACCCTTGCCCCCGGCCTGGCGATGGGCCAGGCCGCGCAGAACCCGGCACCGCTGGAGTTCCGCGACCAGGCCGAGGAACAGCGGTTCCGGAACCTCGTGGCCGAGCTGCGTTGCGTGATGTGCCAGAACCAGTCGCTGTCCGACTCGGACGCCCAGATCGCGCACGACCTGCGCCGCGAGGTGCTGGGGCTCATGCGCGAAGGACGCACCGACGCCGAGGTCAAGGATTTCCTGGTGGCGCGCTACGGTGAGTTCGTGCTGTACCGGCCGCGCGTGTCATCCACTACCTGGCTGCTCTGGTTCGGCCCTGCCCTGGTGCTGCTGGCGGGCGCGGTGGTCGTGGTGCGGATCGTCCGCCGGCGCAGTGCCGGCAGCCGGGGCGAAGTACCGATGGACGACGGACAGGAGTGGTGA
- a CDS encoding DsbE family thiol:disulfide interchange protein → MSTNARRSRWLPLAVFGLVAALLAAGVWLSRNPNRDALPSPLIGKPAPEFSLPVLHAPDYTMGTEDLRGQPYVLNVWGSWCPGCRDEHPVLTEFAETRRVRLVGYNWKDEPGDALRWLEQFGNPYWLVLADYEGRYAIDWGIYGAPETFLVDGEGIVRWKHVGPMTEDSLRNGLIPALAEVEGR, encoded by the coding sequence ATGAGCACAAACGCCCGCAGATCCCGCTGGCTCCCGCTGGCCGTGTTCGGCCTGGTGGCGGCGCTGCTTGCCGCCGGCGTCTGGCTGAGCCGCAACCCGAACCGCGATGCCCTGCCCTCGCCCCTGATCGGCAAGCCGGCGCCGGAGTTCTCGCTGCCGGTGCTGCATGCGCCGGATTACACGATGGGCACCGAAGACCTGCGCGGGCAGCCGTACGTGCTCAACGTCTGGGGCAGCTGGTGCCCGGGCTGCCGCGACGAACACCCGGTGCTGACCGAATTCGCCGAGACCCGCCGCGTGCGCCTGGTCGGCTACAACTGGAAGGACGAGCCCGGGGACGCGCTGCGCTGGCTGGAGCAGTTCGGCAACCCCTACTGGCTGGTGCTGGCGGACTACGAGGGCCGCTACGCGATCGACTGGGGCATCTACGGCGCGCCCGAGACGTTCCTGGTGGATGGCGAGGGCATCGTGCGCTGGAAGCACGTGGGCCCGATGACCGAAGACAGCCTGCGCAACGGGCTGATCCCGGCGCTGGCAGAGGTGGAAGGCCGATGA
- a CDS encoding OmpA family protein, whose translation MRTLLFAAILLLAAPGLRAEVQPVIAEGVVPDQPTKARILERLREVYGADRVVDRIQVEDIATPPNWGEYVAGMITPGLQRISGGQLDVNGQTVRVSGQVVNEAQRQQVASELSLASNSHYTVTNALETGGSGQGLLDATLGDRIIEFESGSARLTSLGEAILAEMARSLIEIGDARVQIVGHTDDVGNRQANLALSHARAEAVREHLATLGVPRDNLSVLGKGPDEPVADNGTDEGRARNRRIQFQIL comes from the coding sequence ATGCGCACACTCCTTTTCGCCGCCATCCTGCTCCTCGCCGCGCCCGGCCTGCGGGCCGAAGTCCAGCCCGTCATCGCCGAAGGCGTCGTCCCCGACCAGCCAACGAAAGCCCGCATCCTCGAGCGCCTGCGCGAGGTGTATGGCGCCGACCGCGTCGTCGACCGCATCCAGGTCGAGGACATCGCCACCCCGCCCAACTGGGGCGAGTACGTCGCCGGCATGATCACCCCCGGCCTGCAGCGGATCAGCGGCGGCCAGCTGGACGTCAACGGCCAGACCGTCCGGGTCAGCGGCCAGGTCGTCAACGAAGCCCAGCGCCAGCAGGTGGCGAGCGAACTCAGCCTGGCCAGCAACAGCCACTACACTGTCACCAACGCCCTCGAAACCGGCGGTTCCGGCCAGGGCCTGCTCGACGCCACCTTGGGCGACCGCATCATCGAGTTCGAAAGCGGGAGCGCCCGCCTCACGTCCCTGGGCGAAGCGATCCTCGCGGAAATGGCCCGGAGCCTGATCGAAATCGGCGACGCCCGCGTCCAGATCGTTGGCCACACCGATGACGTCGGCAACCGCCAGGCCAACCTCGCCCTGAGCCACGCCCGCGCCGAGGCCGTGCGTGAACACCTCGCCACGCTCGGCGTGCCCCGCGACAACCTCAGCGTCCTGGGCAAGGGCCCCGACGAGCCCGTGGCCGACAACGGCACCGACGAAGGCCGCGCCAGGAACCGCAGGATCCAGTTCCAGATACTTTGA
- a CDS encoding heme lyase CcmF/NrfE family subunit, whose amino-acid sequence MLPEIGQVALLLALVAALVQVIMPLAGAHRGNEAWMALARPASWLQLGMVAIAYAILTWAFIQSDFSVRYVAENSNTLLPAIYRITAVWGGHEGSLLLWMLIIAIWNSAVAHWSRSLPPRVTARVLGVMGAVSLGFLAFMIFTSNPFDRLLPAPLEGRDLNPLLQDPGMIVHPPLLYVGYAGFVVPFAFAIAALLDGKVDARWLRWTRPWTNVAWAFLTMGIMLGSWWAYSELGWGGWWFWDPVENASFMPWLAGAALIHSQAVTEKRGSFHGWTLLLAIATFSLSLLGAFLVRSGVLTSVHTFAADPSRGLFILLFLGIVVGASLLLYALRAPDNESGRPFAGASRETLLLVNNLLLVAATAMVLLGTLYPLLADALGMGKISVGPPYFGLLFIILMTPLVVLVPFGPLTRWQREEPSRPLRMLAPWAVLALVVGAVAFFRAPHSQLKVAAAVAAGVWVGFGTLRFAWSRLRSASGRMSPEMWGMVLGHLGIAVFVVGALVVGALDAEREVALAPGQTLEVGRHQFRFEGVERVQGPNYLADRGNVMYLRDGREVRMLHPEKRHFASGGQVMTKASIHPSPFVDVYAALGEPLGGGTWAVRAHIKPFVRWVWAGAILMAIGAILVAFDRRFRRQPRQRERREAPAT is encoded by the coding sequence ATGCTGCCTGAAATCGGACAGGTCGCCCTGCTCCTGGCCCTGGTCGCCGCCCTGGTGCAGGTGATCATGCCGCTGGCCGGCGCCCACCGTGGCAACGAGGCCTGGATGGCGCTCGCGCGCCCGGCATCGTGGCTGCAGCTGGGGATGGTCGCGATCGCCTACGCGATCCTCACCTGGGCATTCATCCAGAGCGACTTCTCGGTGCGCTACGTGGCCGAGAACTCCAACACCCTGCTGCCGGCCATCTACCGCATCACCGCGGTCTGGGGCGGGCACGAGGGATCGCTGCTGCTGTGGATGCTGATCATCGCCATCTGGAACTCGGCCGTCGCGCACTGGTCGCGCTCGCTCCCGCCGCGGGTCACCGCGCGGGTGCTGGGCGTGATGGGCGCGGTGTCGCTGGGGTTCCTGGCGTTCATGATCTTCACCAGCAACCCGTTCGACCGCCTGCTGCCGGCGCCGCTGGAGGGCCGCGACCTCAACCCGCTGCTGCAGGACCCGGGGATGATCGTGCACCCGCCGCTGCTGTACGTGGGCTATGCCGGCTTCGTGGTGCCGTTCGCCTTCGCCATCGCGGCCCTGCTCGACGGCAAGGTGGACGCGCGCTGGCTGCGTTGGACCCGACCCTGGACCAACGTGGCCTGGGCGTTTTTGACCATGGGCATCATGCTCGGCTCCTGGTGGGCGTACTCCGAGCTTGGCTGGGGCGGCTGGTGGTTCTGGGACCCGGTGGAGAACGCCAGCTTCATGCCGTGGCTGGCCGGGGCGGCGCTGATCCATTCGCAGGCGGTGACGGAGAAGCGCGGCAGCTTCCACGGCTGGACCCTGCTGCTGGCGATCGCGACGTTCTCGCTGTCGCTGCTGGGCGCGTTCCTGGTGCGGTCCGGCGTGCTGACCAGCGTGCACACCTTCGCCGCCGATCCCTCCCGCGGGCTGTTCATCCTGCTGTTCCTCGGCATCGTGGTGGGCGCCTCGCTGCTGCTGTACGCGCTGCGCGCGCCGGACAACGAGTCCGGCAGGCCGTTCGCCGGCGCCTCGCGCGAGACCCTGCTGCTGGTCAACAACCTGCTGCTGGTCGCCGCCACCGCGATGGTCCTGCTGGGCACCCTGTACCCGCTGCTCGCCGACGCCCTGGGCATGGGCAAGATCTCGGTTGGGCCGCCCTACTTCGGACTGCTCTTCATCATCCTGATGACCCCGCTGGTGGTTCTGGTGCCGTTCGGCCCGCTGACCCGCTGGCAGCGCGAGGAACCCTCCAGGCCGCTGCGGATGCTCGCGCCCTGGGCAGTGCTGGCGCTGGTGGTGGGTGCCGTCGCGTTCTTCCGCGCCCCGCACTCGCAACTGAAGGTGGCCGCAGCGGTGGCGGCCGGGGTCTGGGTGGGCTTTGGCACCCTGCGCTTCGCCTGGTCGCGGCTGCGCTCGGCCAGCGGGCGCATGAGCCCCGAGATGTGGGGCATGGTGCTCGGGCACCTGGGGATCGCGGTCTTCGTGGTCGGCGCGCTGGTGGTCGGCGCGCTGGACGCCGAGCGCGAAGTCGCCCTGGCGCCGGGCCAGACCCTCGAGGTCGGGCGCCACCAGTTCCGCTTCGAGGGCGTGGAGCGCGTACAGGGCCCGAACTACCTCGCCGACCGGGGCAACGTGATGTACCTGCGCGACGGGCGCGAAGTGCGCATGCTGCACCCCGAGAAGCGGCACTTCGCCAGCGGCGGCCAGGTCATGACCAAGGCGTCAATCCATCCCAGCCCGTTCGTGGACGTCTATGCCGCGCTTGGCGAGCCCCTGGGCGGCGGCACCTGGGCGGTGCGCGCCCACATCAAGCCGTTCGTGCGCTGGGTCTGGGCGGGCGCGATCCTGATGGCCATCGGCGCGATCCTGGTGGCCTTCGACCGCCGCTTCCGGCGCCAGCCGCGCCAGCGTGAGCGCCGGGAGGCACCCGCTACATGA
- the tagF gene encoding type VI secretion system-associated protein TagF, with the protein MTRTMTVEVGYFGKVPSRGDFVRAPGNHQLMALLDRWAGGTIEQLSRNPDWKRLYDHAPPLHFAFLGSRSRLVACGHLLPSRDASERRFPLLSAVRTEVAHPLQFIGRSPMALNRVWNGLSRLSRETVAADDAAEALRALGETRYELSVDPAAYAAPFEDFLETQTIGSLQQLLHASGHGRLLLRHALPALGLLLRPVLTGGGVTIDKGLELPLPADPLYRPLAAALWLDIVSGFLARGDFELAVLIRDAPAPGMILGFNGADHQTLRAAIEPIAADEHLIRIEGADWVEDQLAADYALNKLASYVDRDDLSLKSARAIFGETFLGA; encoded by the coding sequence ATGACCCGGACGATGACAGTGGAAGTCGGATATTTCGGCAAGGTGCCTTCGCGCGGGGACTTCGTGCGCGCCCCGGGCAACCACCAGCTCATGGCCCTGCTGGACCGCTGGGCCGGCGGCACCATCGAACAGCTCAGCCGCAACCCGGACTGGAAGCGGCTGTATGACCACGCCCCGCCGCTGCACTTCGCCTTCCTCGGCTCGCGCAGCCGGCTGGTTGCATGCGGGCACCTGCTTCCCAGCCGCGACGCGTCGGAACGCCGCTTCCCCCTGCTCTCGGCGGTCCGCACCGAGGTCGCCCACCCGCTGCAGTTCATCGGGCGCAGCCCCATGGCGCTCAACCGGGTCTGGAACGGCCTCTCGCGCCTGTCCCGGGAAACCGTGGCCGCCGACGATGCGGCCGAAGCGCTCAGGGCCCTAGGCGAAACCCGCTACGAACTCAGCGTCGATCCGGCCGCCTACGCGGCGCCGTTCGAGGACTTCCTGGAAACCCAGACCATCGGCTCGCTCCAGCAGCTGCTGCATGCGTCCGGCCACGGGCGCCTGCTGCTTCGCCACGCGCTTCCCGCTCTCGGGTTGCTCCTGCGCCCGGTGCTCACGGGCGGCGGCGTCACCATCGACAAGGGGTTGGAGCTGCCGCTGCCTGCTGATCCCCTCTATCGCCCGCTCGCGGCGGCCCTGTGGTTGGACATCGTCTCCGGTTTCCTCGCCCGCGGCGACTTCGAGCTCGCCGTGCTCATCCGCGACGCGCCCGCACCGGGCATGATCCTGGGCTTCAACGGCGCGGACCACCAGACGCTGCGTGCCGCCATCGAGCCGATCGCCGCCGACGAGCACCTGATCCGCATTGAAGGCGCGGACTGGGTAGAGGACCAGCTCGCCGCCGACTACGCGCTCAACAAGCTCGCCAGCTACGTCGACCGGGACGACCTCTCGCTCAAATCGGCGCGCGCGATCTTCGGTGAAACCTTCCTGGGGGCCTGA
- the tssM gene encoding type VI secretion system membrane subunit TssM, which yields MFYRLRYYFTDYRVLAAVGIVSAAALVIFGSDGPMATVGVWAIAAIVLIAMVWGAVWLVRRIRGRRAAKKLDEMVEEDAARAVESAQPAARADTEALRERMLEAVKAIKSSRIGVLKGKAALYELPWYVIIGNPAAGKSSAILNSGLKFPFEDHRSNVIQGIGGTRNCDWYFTTEGIVLDTAGRYSVSVEDRLEWLTFLDLLKKNRPRAPVNGIIIAASIAELSGSKPEFAIELAKNLRQRVQEITERLEVFAPVYVVFTKADLIAGFTEFFRGLDPSERENAWGATLPFDPGGEKGDALAAFDTHFDELAEGLREMSLSQMAMARGREVSPGLLTLPLEFVGIKPALRTFIATLFEDNPYQYPPVFRGFYFTSALQEGHSVHYASERVGREFSLQAPAQGEAMEPAGETAHFLKDLFRKVVFADRDLVRQYSSPHRTRLRYAVFLGAVAALAVVLGLWTWSYTTNRQLVANATRDLQQAVRVQEDRVDLESRLDALLLLQDRLEQLARHRRERGLTGRLGLYQGDRIEDKLLAEYFNGMRQVMLAPTRARIEDYLEQVVGHGDQLAQAGAAAGEDGGGLYQEASPTDADDAYNALKAYLMLGNPARVEQAHLAHQLTRFWRGWLEANRGQMSREDVARAAERLMSFHVAHAGAAGWPQVDTRVSLVSDARAALTRATRGEPAINRVYAQVKARAATRFPTVTVNTLVGEERNGDAITGSYAISGAFTRSAWEDYIRGAIDEAANSELSTTDWVLDTTENTDLSLAGSPEHIAREMVALYKQEYAQEWQKFLQGVGVAPFASFEEAITRMNAIGDPRQSPLRALLEAVNEQTIWDNPGALQASEGEKKGFVAWFQRTILRRSPSPAAEVDPDTGRPMRAPMGPVGKAFEGFARLVAPREGNPALVDSYFQTLGALRTRLNAIRTEGEPGPGATRLMQATLSNEGSELNAALALVDEQLLSGLDEAQRTALRSLLLRPLTETFAALVPVAEAELNRTWSAQVFEPYSTGIGRRYPFDQSADVDAAPADIARIFGPSGAVASFSKEALGSLVIQRGNLLEPRRWAGLGITLSPQLVAGYGDWVSGQAGAAAGEDITIFQIRPEPAIGAVEYTISIDGQSLRYRNTPPVWESFQWPNPGAVPGAKISAVTSDGRSVDVLDAPGANGFARMMQVAQVQQREDSSTLTWSAQNVTVTIDMRTQGQTGGGGDWQRGLRLPETVAGQARPAGASVASDRSQLTQDAEEGA from the coding sequence ATGTTCTACAGACTCAGGTACTACTTCACCGACTACCGCGTGCTTGCGGCGGTGGGGATCGTTTCCGCAGCGGCGCTGGTGATTTTCGGTAGCGACGGCCCCATGGCCACGGTCGGCGTCTGGGCGATCGCCGCCATCGTGCTGATCGCGATGGTGTGGGGCGCGGTCTGGCTGGTGCGGCGGATCCGGGGACGGCGCGCGGCGAAGAAACTCGACGAGATGGTGGAGGAAGACGCCGCGCGTGCGGTCGAATCCGCGCAGCCGGCGGCCCGCGCCGACACCGAGGCGCTGCGCGAGCGGATGCTCGAGGCGGTGAAGGCGATCAAGTCTTCCCGCATCGGCGTGCTCAAGGGCAAGGCCGCGCTGTACGAACTGCCCTGGTACGTGATCATCGGCAACCCGGCGGCCGGCAAGAGCTCGGCCATCCTCAATTCGGGCCTGAAGTTCCCCTTCGAGGACCATCGCAGCAACGTCATCCAGGGCATCGGCGGCACCCGCAACTGCGACTGGTACTTCACCACCGAAGGCATCGTGCTCGACACCGCCGGCCGCTACTCGGTCAGCGTCGAGGACCGCCTGGAGTGGCTGACCTTCCTGGACTTGCTGAAGAAGAACCGCCCGCGGGCCCCGGTGAACGGCATCATCATCGCCGCCAGCATCGCCGAGCTGTCGGGCAGCAAGCCCGAGTTCGCGATCGAACTGGCGAAGAACCTGCGCCAGCGGGTGCAGGAGATCACCGAGCGCCTGGAGGTGTTCGCGCCGGTGTACGTGGTGTTCACCAAGGCCGACCTGATCGCCGGCTTCACCGAATTCTTCCGCGGCCTCGATCCCTCCGAGCGCGAGAACGCGTGGGGCGCAACGCTGCCGTTCGACCCGGGCGGCGAGAAGGGCGATGCGCTGGCCGCCTTCGACACCCATTTCGACGAGCTGGCCGAAGGCCTGCGTGAGATGAGCCTGTCGCAGATGGCGATGGCGCGCGGTCGCGAGGTTTCACCCGGGCTGCTGACGCTGCCGCTGGAGTTCGTGGGCATCAAGCCGGCGCTGCGCACGTTCATCGCCACCCTGTTCGAGGACAACCCGTACCAGTACCCGCCCGTGTTCCGCGGCTTCTACTTCACCAGCGCGCTGCAGGAGGGGCATTCGGTGCACTACGCATCCGAGCGCGTCGGGCGCGAGTTTTCGCTTCAGGCGCCGGCCCAGGGCGAGGCCATGGAGCCGGCCGGGGAAACGGCGCACTTCCTCAAGGATCTGTTCCGCAAGGTGGTCTTCGCCGACCGCGACCTCGTGCGCCAGTATTCCAGCCCCCATCGCACGCGCCTGCGCTACGCGGTGTTCCTCGGGGCGGTGGCGGCCCTGGCCGTCGTGCTCGGGCTGTGGACCTGGTCCTACACGACCAACCGCCAGCTGGTGGCCAACGCCACCCGCGACCTGCAGCAGGCGGTGCGGGTGCAGGAGGACCGGGTTGACCTCGAGTCGCGCCTGGATGCGCTGCTGCTGTTGCAGGACCGGCTGGAACAGCTCGCGCGGCACCGGCGCGAGCGCGGCCTGACCGGCCGCCTGGGGCTGTACCAGGGCGACCGGATCGAAGACAAGCTGCTGGCGGAATACTTCAATGGCATGCGCCAGGTGATGCTCGCGCCAACCCGGGCGCGGATCGAGGATTACCTGGAACAGGTGGTCGGCCACGGCGACCAATTGGCCCAGGCCGGGGCGGCGGCGGGGGAGGACGGCGGCGGCCTGTACCAGGAAGCCTCGCCCACTGATGCCGATGACGCCTACAACGCGCTCAAGGCCTACCTCATGCTCGGCAATCCGGCGCGGGTGGAGCAGGCGCACCTGGCCCACCAGCTGACCCGCTTCTGGCGCGGGTGGCTGGAAGCCAACCGCGGCCAGATGTCGCGCGAGGACGTGGCCCGCGCCGCGGAACGGCTGATGTCCTTCCACGTGGCGCACGCGGGGGCCGCGGGATGGCCGCAGGTCGATACCCGGGTCTCGCTGGTGTCGGATGCGCGGGCCGCGCTCACCCGGGCCACGCGCGGCGAGCCGGCCATCAACCGGGTCTACGCCCAGGTCAAGGCGCGCGCGGCCACCCGCTTCCCCACGGTGACCGTCAACACGCTGGTGGGCGAGGAGCGCAACGGCGATGCCATCACCGGCAGCTACGCCATCTCCGGGGCCTTCACCCGCAGCGCCTGGGAGGATTACATCCGCGGGGCGATCGACGAGGCCGCCAACTCCGAGCTGAGCACCACCGACTGGGTGCTCGACACCACGGAGAACACGGACCTGTCGCTGGCCGGAAGCCCCGAGCACATCGCCCGCGAGATGGTGGCGCTGTACAAGCAGGAATACGCCCAGGAATGGCAGAAGTTCCTGCAGGGCGTCGGGGTGGCGCCGTTCGCCAGCTTCGAGGAAGCCATCACCCGGATGAACGCCATCGGCGATCCCCGCCAGTCGCCGCTGCGGGCCCTGCTGGAAGCCGTCAATGAGCAGACCATCTGGGACAACCCTGGCGCGCTGCAGGCCAGCGAAGGGGAGAAGAAGGGATTCGTGGCCTGGTTCCAGCGCACCATCCTGCGGCGCTCGCCGTCGCCCGCGGCGGAAGTGGATCCTGACACCGGCCGCCCCATGCGCGCCCCGATGGGGCCGGTGGGCAAGGCCTTCGAAGGGTTTGCCCGGCTGGTCGCGCCGCGCGAAGGCAATCCCGCGCTGGTGGACAGCTACTTCCAGACGCTGGGCGCATTGCGCACGCGCCTCAACGCCATCCGTACCGAAGGCGAGCCGGGGCCGGGCGCGACCCGGCTGATGCAGGCCACCCTGAGCAATGAAGGCTCCGAACTCAACGCCGCCCTGGCGCTGGTGGACGAACAGTTGCTCTCCGGCCTCGACGAGGCCCAGCGCACGGCGTTGCGCAGCCTGCTGTTGCGCCCGCTGACGGAAACCTTCGCGGCGCTGGTCCCGGTGGCCGAAGCCGAGCTCAACCGCACCTGGTCGGCGCAGGTGTTCGAGCCGTACAGCACCGGCATCGGCCGCCGCTACCCGTTCGACCAGAGCGCGGACGTGGACGCCGCGCCGGCCGACATCGCCCGCATCTTCGGGCCGTCCGGGGCGGTGGCCAGCTTCAGCAAGGAAGCGCTCGGGTCGCTGGTGATCCAGCGCGGCAACCTGCTCGAGCCGCGGCGCTGGGCAGGCCTGGGCATCACCCTTTCACCGCAGCTGGTGGCGGGCTACGGCGACTGGGTCAGCGGCCAGGCGGGCGCGGCGGCCGGCGAGGACATCACCATCTTCCAGATCCGTCCGGAGCCGGCGATCGGCGCGGTGGAGTACACGATCTCCATCGACGGGCAGAGCCTGCGCTACCGCAACACGCCGCCGGTCTGGGAGAGCTTCCAGTGGCCCAACCCGGGCGCGGTGCCGGGGGCGAAGATCAGCGCGGTCACCAGCGACGGCCGCAGCGTGGACGTGCTGGATGCGCCCGGCGCCAACGGCTTCGCGCGGATGATGCAGGTTGCCCAGGTCCAGCAGCGCGAGGACAGCAGCACCCTGACCTGGAGCGCCCAGAACGTGACGGTCACCATCGACATGCGCACCCAGGGCCAGACGGGCGGGGGAGGCGACTGGCAGCGCGGCCTGCGCCTGCCGGAAACCGTGGCCGGACAGGCGCGGCCGGCCGGCGCGAGCGTTGCCAGCGACCGCAGCCAACTGACGCAGGACGCGGAGGAGGGGGCATGA
- a CDS encoding homoserine O-acetyltransferase, with translation MTEFIPPGTRFIDLPDPFPMKRGGQLRGARVAYETWGTLDADAGNAVLILPGLSPNAHAAANAANPEPGWWEEMVGPGKPIDTDRWFVICVNPLGSCKGSTGPASPHPDDGQPWRLRFPDLSIEDIADSAVPVVRALGVEQLACVVGNSMGGMSALALLQRHPGIARSHVNISGAAQALPFSIAIRSLQREAIRLDPAWNWGDYDDERYPEAGMRMARKLGVITYRSALEWDGRFGRVRLDSDRRDDEDPFGMEFEVESYLEAHARKFVRRFDPNCYLYLGRSMDWYDIGDCAGGDTEAGLASIRVAKALAIGVHTDILFPIQQQRQIADGLRAGGAQTRFVALESPQGHDAFLVDFERFGPVVRGFLASL, from the coding sequence ATGACTGAGTTCATCCCGCCCGGCACGCGCTTCATCGACCTTCCCGATCCGTTCCCGATGAAGCGCGGCGGCCAGCTGCGCGGCGCGCGCGTGGCCTATGAAACCTGGGGCACGCTGGATGCGGACGCGGGCAACGCGGTGCTGATTCTGCCGGGGCTGTCGCCCAACGCACACGCTGCGGCCAATGCTGCCAATCCGGAACCGGGCTGGTGGGAGGAGATGGTGGGCCCTGGCAAGCCGATAGACACCGATCGCTGGTTTGTCATCTGCGTCAATCCGCTGGGCAGCTGCAAGGGCTCCACGGGGCCGGCTTCGCCCCACCCTGACGACGGCCAGCCGTGGCGGCTGCGCTTCCCGGACCTGTCGATCGAGGACATTGCCGATTCGGCGGTGCCGGTGGTCCGGGCGCTGGGCGTGGAGCAGCTCGCCTGCGTGGTGGGCAATTCCATGGGCGGGATGAGTGCGCTGGCGCTGCTGCAGCGGCACCCGGGGATCGCCCGCAGCCACGTCAACATTTCCGGGGCGGCGCAGGCATTGCCGTTCTCGATCGCGATCCGGTCGCTGCAGCGGGAGGCGATCCGGCTCGACCCGGCCTGGAACTGGGGCGACTACGACGATGAACGCTACCCCGAGGCGGGGATGCGGATGGCGCGCAAGCTGGGGGTGATCACTTACCGCTCGGCGCTGGAGTGGGATGGCCGCTTCGGGCGCGTGCGGCTGGATTCGGACCGGCGCGACGATGAGGATCCGTTCGGGATGGAGTTCGAGGTGGAGAGCTACCTTGAGGCGCATGCACGCAAGTTCGTGCGCCGCTTCGATCCGAACTGCTACCTGTACCTGGGCCGGTCCATGGACTGGTACGACATCGGGGACTGCGCAGGCGGGGACACGGAAGCGGGATTGGCCTCGATCCGGGTGGCGAAGGCGCTGGCGATCGGGGTGCACACGGACATCCTGTTCCCGATCCAGCAGCAGCGGCAGATCGCGGACGGGCTGCGGGCCGGCGGCGCGCAGACGCGGTTCGTGGCGCTGGAGTCGCCCCAGGGGCATGATGCGTTCCTGGTGGATTTCGAGCGGTTCGGGCCGGTGGTGCGGGGGTTCCTGGCCTCGCTTTGA